GCACGCTGGCCAAGATCCTGGTTGCGGCGGGAACCGAAGGTGTGAAGGTGAACACGCCGATCGCCGTGCTGGTGGGTGAGGGCGAAGATGCTACAGCCCCATTGCAGGAGCGCGAAGCCCCGCCCGCCGGCGAGAAGCCCTCGACCGCATCGCCCGAAGCGGTGGTCGAGAAGGCGCCGTCAGAAGGCTCGGGCTCTCGCCCGGCGGCCGGTCCCCAAGGCAGGCCGGCCGCTGCCGGTGGTCCGCCGACCACCGGACGGGCGTTGCAGGGCGACCCCGAAATCCCGGAGGGCACCGAGCTCGTATCGATGACGGTGCGCGAGGCGCTGCGGGATGCCATGGCGGAAGAGATGCGCACCGACGACCGCGTCTTCGTCATGGGCGAGGAAGTGGCGGAATACCAGGGCGCCTACAAGGTCACGCAAGGATTGCTCGACGAGTTCGGCCCGCGGCGGGTGATCGACACGCCTATCACCGAGCACGGCTTTGCGGGCCTCGCCGTGGGCGCGGCGTTCGGCGGCCTCAAGCCGATCGTCGAGTTCATGACCTTCAACTTCGCCATGCAGGCCATGGACCAGATCATCAATTCCGCCGCCAAGACCCTGTATATGTCCGGCGGCCAGATGGGCGCGCCCATGGTGTTCCGCGGCCCCAATGGTGCGGCCGCTCGGGTTGCCGCCCAGCACAGCCAGGACTTTTCCTCGTGGTATGCTCATGTGCCGGGTCTCAAGGTGATCGCGCCCTATACGGCGGCCGATGCCAAGGGCCTGCTCAAGGCGGCGATCCGCGATCCCAATCCGGTCATCTTCCTGGAGAACGAGCTGCTTTATGGCCGCGCCTTCGAGGTGCCGAAGCTCGAGGACTGGGTGCTGCCCATCGGCAAGGCCCGCATCGCGCGGCCCGGCCGCGACGTCACCATCGTGTCCTATTCCATCGGCATGCACTATGCGCTCGACGCGGCCGAGAAGCTCGCCGCCGACGGCATCGAGGCCGAAGTGATCGACTTGCGCAGCCTGCGCCCCCTCGATTCCGAAACGGTGATCGAGAGCGTGAAGAAGACCAACCGCTGCGTGACCGTGGAGGAAGGGTGGCCGGTCTGCTCCATCGGCTCGGAAATTGCGGCACGGCTGATGGAGCACGCCTTCGACTGGCTTGATGCCCCCGTGCTGCGGGTCAATGGCAAGGATGTGCCGATGCCCTATGCGGCCAATCTGGAGAAGCTCGCGCTACCCTCGGTCGATGAAGTGGTCGAGGCGGTGCACAAGGTTCTCTATCGCTGATCCCTGTTCAG
Above is a window of Rhodoligotrophos defluvii DNA encoding:
- a CDS encoding pyruvate dehydrogenase complex E1 component subunit beta; this encodes MPTPVLMPALSPTMEEGTLAKWLVKEGDKISSGDVIAEIETDKATMEVEAADEGTLAKILVAAGTEGVKVNTPIAVLVGEGEDATAPLQEREAPPAGEKPSTASPEAVVEKAPSEGSGSRPAAGPQGRPAAAGGPPTTGRALQGDPEIPEGTELVSMTVREALRDAMAEEMRTDDRVFVMGEEVAEYQGAYKVTQGLLDEFGPRRVIDTPITEHGFAGLAVGAAFGGLKPIVEFMTFNFAMQAMDQIINSAAKTLYMSGGQMGAPMVFRGPNGAAARVAAQHSQDFSSWYAHVPGLKVIAPYTAADAKGLLKAAIRDPNPVIFLENELLYGRAFEVPKLEDWVLPIGKARIARPGRDVTIVSYSIGMHYALDAAEKLAADGIEAEVIDLRSLRPLDSETVIESVKKTNRCVTVEEGWPVCSIGSEIAARLMEHAFDWLDAPVLRVNGKDVPMPYAANLEKLALPSVDEVVEAVHKVLYR